GATGAGCCTTTACATGAGAATTCTTCATATAATACAGTTGGCAAGAAAACAAAGGTGCGGGCTGAAGTGGCCGCAAAATTAATGAATGCCCATAAATCCGGTAAAGTGCAGGCGACAATTGGCAGAGGTACGGATTTTTATGGGCCGCGTGTCAAGAATTCGTCATTAGGCGAACAGGTGATTAAAAGTTTAATGGAAGGTAAGCCTGCAAATATTCTGGGGAATCCTGATAAGAAGCACTCCTATATTTTCATTCGTGATTTTGCCAATGGACTCATTATACTTGGAGAACATCAGGAAGCATTGGGTGAAATTTGGCATATTCCTGCTCCCGAACCCACGACTACACGTGAAATCGTACAAAAAATTGCTGATGAGCTCGGAACAACACCAAAGTATAGAACTGCCGGAAAATTCATCGTTGATATTGCAGGAATATTTAATTCCGGCATGAGAGAATTCCGCGAAATAATGTATCAGCACTTAAATGATTTCATTGTAGATTCAAATAAATTCCAAAAACAATTCTCATTTTCTATTACTCCGCAAGATGAAGCGATTCGCCAAACAGTTGCTTGGTACAAAACGACATATAACCAATCTAATACAGACCGTCCACTTGCGAACACAACAAAATAGATAAGCGATCACATCATGGATCCGGCTTATATGATGGATACCTATCTATCAGAATGATTATTACCCAGCGGCAGCTAGACTGCTTTAGTTATGAAACCGCTAATTTTTATAAATATCTCATTTAAACATGTGATTTGTTTTAACTTTATACCTCAATCAAAGATTAAAGGGTATCCGAACTTTTAGAACACCCTTTTCTCTTCTGGGGTCAGTAAACTTCTTCCTTATAATAGAACCATCCATAAATTTCCTGAGGACTATTCCTTTATTGAGGCCTCTATTTAAAAGGAAGTGCTTTTTGCATCGAATAGTTGAACCGGAACAATATCTCCTGCACAATCCGTTTGGATGCTGATCCATCCCCATAAGGATTGGATGCTTGAGACATCTCTCTATATTTTTCTCGATTCGTTAACAACTGCTCTGCCAGATGATAAATATGCCCTTCATCCGTGCCTGCCAATTTAAGCGTTCCTGCTTTTATTCCTTCCGGCCGCTCAGTCGTATCTCTCAATACGAGTACCGGCTTGCCGAGAGAAGGGGCTTCCTCCTGTATCCCGCCGGAATCAGTTAGAATAAGGAATGATCTGGCCGCAATGTTATGGAAATCAATCACTTCCAAAGGATCAATTAAGTGAACTCGATCCAAATCACCCAATATTTCATTGGCAATCTGTTGGACAGCAGGATTCATGTGTACCGGATAAACGACATGAACGTCTGAAAATTTATTCACGATTCGACGGACGGCATGAAAAATGTTCCTCATCGGCTCCCCGATATTCTCTCTGCGGTGGGCGGTCAGCAGGATCATTCTCCCTCTTCCGATTCTATCAAGCACCGGGTGAATATAATCTTCAGTAACAGTCGTATTCAATGCATCTATCGCTGTATTGCCGGTTACAAATATCGAATCCGGATTTTTCCCTTCATCTAACAGGTTTTGCTGTGCCTGAAGGGTGGGGGCAAAATGGTAGTCGGCTACACATCCGGTCATTTGCCTGTTCAGCTCCTCCGGAAAAGGAGAGTATTTATTTCTCGTCCTCAAGCCTGCTTCCACATGTCCGACCGGAATTTGGTGATAAAAAGCTGCAAGGCTTCCGGCAAAGGTCGTTGTCGTATCACCATGAACTAAAACGATATCAGGTTTAACTTCATGAAACAGCTTATCCAATTTTACGAGCGCGTTGGACGTAATTTCAGACAATGTTTGCCGCTCTTTCATAATATTCAAGTCAAAATCAGGAGTAATATCGAATGCATGAAGCACCTGATCAAGCATCTGCCTATGCTGGGCAGTTACTGTAACAAGCGGCTCAATTTCTTGATGCTTTTTCATCTCCAGCACGAGCGGAGCCATTTTTATCGCTTCCGGCCTGGTGCCAAAAACGGACATAACCTTGAGTGGCTTCATTTTAAAACCGCCTCTCTGTTTAAGAATGGTGAGACAAGTAAAATTCAGCGTTTTCCGCTTTCAAGTAATATTCCACTTTTTTCTTTGTTTTAAATAGACTCTGTTTCTTTTCCATCGATTTTTTATAAAGAAAAACTGACTTGCTTTCTTTCAGAGGCTTTAGCCTGCAATTTTGGGAATTAATCGACAACGCGCACCTGATTTCATGATTATCAAAGACAGGCATATACCTGCTCAAAATTTGTTTATCGATGCGGACTAACGTTTTTTCAGGTAGCGATTTGATTGTTTTAACCGGCACTAAAATTTCAAAATCGATGCATTTTATAAAAACCTGGGACTTCTCCGGAAAAAATAATTGCTGATCGGGAAACTCCAACGTCACTGCGGAAAAACTGTCTTCTTCGTATACATCTATTTCAATGGAGGAAACTTCTCTCAGCTCCAGCGACAAATCGTCAGAGTCCGTGGTAAAGTGCGGCCTTGCTTCGTAAACATAATGCCCGTTATTCCCGATATACTTCGCATGATCGGAATAAGGATACGGATTTTTTTGATTGCCGGCTCTTGTCCGTTTCGTATATCCATCGATTGAGCTTTCAATGTAAAAATCCCACACACCCAAATCTGCCGGTTCTTCAGCGATATCATCAAATTTCATTGAAAAAACAAAGGATTCATTTATTATTTGATCTGATAAAAAGACTTTTTCTTTTTTTGTTTCTCGATGAATCCAAATTGCCTTCACCATTTGCGTCAATTCATTATTTTTCATCGCCGAATGCCCGGCTGTACCAGACACTTGTATTACGTTATGGCTAATCTGGATCGAAGACAGGAATGATTGCAATTTATTTTTCCGGTTGACTGTCAATTGCTTTTTCGGATAGTTGGCCTTCACTAATGAAGGAAAATGTGCAACAAGCTTTCCTTCTTTAATAGAGGTGAAGGATTGCAGATCCTTTAATTCTTTTTCAAACGATTTCAGCCCCGGAAAATCATTCGTTCGAATCAAATGCAGCTTAAAGCCATGATCAGGATGAACCTTGCTGTCGATTGATTCCGGGATATAACTGACGATGAATTTATGCAGAGCTGCCATCCATTCTCTCTGCTTTTCTTCTTCTTCAATCATTTCCAAAAAGTCGGTTGTGCGAGAAAAATCAAAATGACGGTTCATAAATTTCGCAAGCAAAGCTTCTTTGCGATTTAGCTCAAGATGCGAATCCTTGATTAAATCAACAACGGCCTGCATCGCCTCATAATAGTCATAGGGCGGTACGTATGCGAAAGTCATATGCTCGCCTTCGTCTCGCTGAACTGCATAATAGCAGGTATAATCAGCTAACACAGAAATTCGCTTAGAACATAAATAGGCCTTCATGACAAACACCTGATCCTCGGTCGCTTGAATCCCGGTTGGGAAAAATATATTGTTTTCTTTCAGCAGCGACAGCCTGAACAGCTTAGTAGGACCCATCGCATAGACTAAGCTTGATTGAATGAGATCGGCTTCGGGAAGGTTTTCTTGAAATATAGCAGCGGGCACCGCTCTCCCGTTTACACCCTTCATTTTCCCGAGAACAATATCAGACTGGTTCTGTTCTGCGTACGTATACATACGCTCTAACGCTTCTTCCTCCAAATAATCGTCTGAGTCCACAAAGAAAATGTATTTTCCCTTCGCCACCTGAATCGCTTCGTTTCTCGGTTCTCCCGGTCCACCCGAATTCACGCTTCGTAAAATAAGAGAAAGCTGCTTATACGTTCGGCTATATTCCTTGAGAATCTTCACTGTTTGATCGTTTGAATAATCGTCTACGCAAATGATTTCATAATCAGTGTCAGGCATGCTCTGATGAATCAAGCTATCAAGACAGCGCGAAATATAGCGTTCAGAATTATATGTAGGTACTGCAATACTAATCTTCAAAATCTGACTCTCCAATTCTTTCCTGTAAATAGATTGTTCTTTCATCGCATAAAGTAAACTTGGCCGCATACAAAGCTATTTTTTTAGCTGAAGGACGTTTTCCCAGCGATTCATGAGAATTTCTTCATTGTAGCAATCATTTATTTTTTCCTGTGCAAGCGACCCGCATTCAATTGCCAGCTGAGGATTTTCGTAAAAGAAAGCAATGCTGTTTGCCAATTCTTCAATATTATCTTTCTCAACTAAAAGCCCCGTTTTCCCATTCTCGATTAATTCTGCCGGGCTGTATTTAACGTTAAAGCTAATAACTGGGGTGGCGCACGAAAAAGATTCACAAATCGCCAAGCTGAAGCCTTCAAATTTTGAGGTAAGCAGCGTGGCTAATGCTTCTGAATAAAGGGTTCCCGGGTCAGAGGCATATCCGTGCAATTGCACATTGTCCGCCCCGAGCTGCTCTCTCAGCTTTCGATATTCTTGCTCGTTCGGTCCGCTTCCATAAATATGAAGCTCAATGCCTGGATGAGTTTCTTTTAGGTGAGCCATTGCTTTAATCGCTTTATCGATTCCTTTTTCCTCATGGTATCTGGCGATCATAACAAAAAGATTTTTCTTTTTATCGATCGGTTCCGTAAGATGTAACCTCCTAGGTGCATGCGGAATCACATAAATGTTATCTTTTGAGGGAAAATCCTTTTCTATATCTTCCTTCTGCTCTTCCGTCAACACTATCAGGCCGTCATAGTCCTCAATATGCTCCAGAGCATAACGATGATTTTCCCTGACAGGACTTCCATACGTATGAGGAAAATCAAGATGATTGGAATGGACACAGTAATATCTTCTTGCGATTCCATTCTTCATCGCATTCACTTTATTTGCACTGCCAACCCCGTCGCAAATGATAATCGGATCTTCTTCTTTCATGCAGAGCTGTTCAAGCCAATATGTGTGAAAATCACGATGGTTGTTGAATTTTTGCAAATGAACAGAGTCCCTGTCAAACAGCAGTACTCCATTGATGTTCCCTTTATCATTAAACCATTCGGTTAAATAACAAAAGCCGTCAGGAGCGAGATAACGTATCACTTTTTTGAATCCGGTGTTTTTGTCAAACAGCGTTTCTCTTTGAACATAGCCATCTATGTGGAACTCTTCTTTTCGTACTTTTGAATAACCGTTATAAAGAACCTTATGCAAAAGCCTTCCATCTGCCGACCATACTTTTTGCATTTCATAAGCTCCGTTGTAAAAGTAGTCGGCTGTTGTATCATTTTTAAAGGAAACAACATACCCATCTTGATCTGCTTTGCAACTTTTTTCATAGTACGATATTTGTTCAAAAGACATAGGATAGTTCCTGTGCTTCTCTTGATAGTATTGATAGACATTGAGCAGATTTACTTTTGGGTGAAGCCGTCCGTTCTTTTTTAATTTTTTTTCGATTTCATCATAATTATCCTTGTAATCAAGGGTGATTAAATCGATTGAATAGCCTTTTTCAGCAAAAAGAAAAGAACGGGACATCATTGAGCTCGTGATGCCCCCTTTATTCACGTCAATCTCGTAAATAAGAGAATATATCTTGTTCATGAAAACTCCATCTCCAATAGCCGCTTGCTTTCTTACTTTTTATCTAATTCTTTGAACAGGTTCAGCCATTTATCCAATACCGCTTGGTTGGTAAACTCATCCAACACATTTTCTCTTCCTTTTTGCCCCATTTCGTTTGCTTGTTGTGGATTTTTCAAAAGCTTAATGATATGAGCCGCTAAAGCCTTTTGATCTTTCTGCTTGACAATAAATCCGTCTTGTCCATCTTGTATGACGTCGCGAGGACCGTAATTACAATCATAGCTGACAACAGGCGTGCCATTGATAAAGGATTCGATAATGGATAAACCGAAAGCTTCATATTCAGAGGTCATAAGAGTAACGATTGACTCCGCCATTTCCTTCTTCACGTTTTTTGAATATCCTTTTATAAACACATGCTCTGTCAGGTTCAGCTGATTGATGAGCTCGATTAAATTGTCTTTTTCGCTTCCGTGGCCGTATATTTCGAGCCTTGCATCCGGAACTTTTTTTATAACCCTCGCAAAAGCATGTATCGCTTCGTCGATGGCTTTTTGGCGATGATATCTGACGAACATGCTGACTTTTCTTTCGTCTTTTGTAACTTCAGGCACCTCAGAATAAGGAAGGGAATTCGGTATAATGACAATGTTATTGTGACTGCCGAATTGTCTTTCAATATCCTTTTTTTGGTCATGAGTTAAGACGACAAGAGCGTCGAGCTCATGAATGTTTTCAAGAAAATCGATATGATCCGTTTTAACCTTGCTTCCGTACGTATAAGGCTTTTCGAAGTGATTGATATGAACCATATAAATTCTCTTCGCAACATCCGCCTTCATCGCTCTGACTTTACTTGAGCTGCCCGGTCCGTCACAGATGACAAACGGCCTTTCTTCTTCCTCTTTACAAATACGATTGAGCCAGTCCGCATGGTATTCTTTATTGTTTTTATACATTTGTGCTTTGTTTGTGTCTTTATTGAACAAAAAGACCTGCTGCTGTTTTTCAGTTTCACTGTCATACCAGCGCATTAGGTAGCAAAAACCGTCCGGAGTATAATACCGTTCCATGTTCATTTTATTGTTCTTTGGGTCATACCCAACTTCTCTGTGCAAATATTTATTTTGATGAAATTCTTCTCTTCTTACCCGTTGTCTCGTATCGTTAAAATGGTCAATGTGGCTTAAAAACCCTGTTTTGGTCCATTTTTTATACATTTTATAGACACCATTCGAAAAATATCTAATGTAATTTTTCGTTTTGAATTCATCATCCTGAATATGATATCCTTCCTGTTCAATTTGAGACATTTGGTCATAATAAGACGTATCTGTTTCTCCTGATGTGTTCAAATCTCTATAGTATTCATTGACATTCAAAATATTTACTTTTTCATCAAGCTTTCCAATTTCTCTTAATTCTTTAATAATATTTGGGTATTTTGGATTATAATCAAAGGTGACCAAATCTGACGCAAAACCGTTA
This window of the Bacillus gobiensis genome carries:
- a CDS encoding NAD-dependent epimerase/dehydratase family protein; this translates as MTNGYHAIFGTGPLGLTIMDQLIQEDKKVLLVNRSGKADVPQSVKVIKGDATNLDSVLDICNSYEISVIYHCIGIPYSSWPELFPIMMDNIIEAAAKHQIKIVYADNVYAYGPHDEPLHENSSYNTVGKKTKVRAEVAAKLMNAHKSGKVQATIGRGTDFYGPRVKNSSLGEQVIKSLMEGKPANILGNPDKKHSYIFIRDFANGLIILGEHQEALGEIWHIPAPEPTTTREIVQKIADELGTTPKYRTAGKFIVDIAGIFNSGMREFREIMYQHLNDFIVDSNKFQKQFSFSITPQDEAIRQTVAWYKTTYNQSNTDRPLANTTK
- the wecB gene encoding non-hydrolyzing UDP-N-acetylglucosamine 2-epimerase is translated as MKPLKVMSVFGTRPEAIKMAPLVLEMKKHQEIEPLVTVTAQHRQMLDQVLHAFDITPDFDLNIMKERQTLSEITSNALVKLDKLFHEVKPDIVLVHGDTTTTFAGSLAAFYHQIPVGHVEAGLRTRNKYSPFPEELNRQMTGCVADYHFAPTLQAQQNLLDEGKNPDSIFVTGNTAIDALNTTVTEDYIHPVLDRIGRGRMILLTAHRRENIGEPMRNIFHAVRRIVNKFSDVHVVYPVHMNPAVQQIANEILGDLDRVHLIDPLEVIDFHNIAARSFLILTDSGGIQEEAPSLGKPVLVLRDTTERPEGIKAGTLKLAGTDEGHIYHLAEQLLTNREKYREMSQASNPYGDGSASKRIVQEILFRFNYSMQKALPFK
- a CDS encoding glycosyltransferase family 2 protein; protein product: MKISIAVPTYNSERYISRCLDSLIHQSMPDTDYEIICVDDYSNDQTVKILKEYSRTYKQLSLILRSVNSGGPGEPRNEAIQVAKGKYIFFVDSDDYLEEEALERMYTYAEQNQSDIVLGKMKGVNGRAVPAAIFQENLPEADLIQSSLVYAMGPTKLFRLSLLKENNIFFPTGIQATEDQVFVMKAYLCSKRISVLADYTCYYAVQRDEGEHMTFAYVPPYDYYEAMQAVVDLIKDSHLELNRKEALLAKFMNRHFDFSRTTDFLEMIEEEEKQREWMAALHKFIVSYIPESIDSKVHPDHGFKLHLIRTNDFPGLKSFEKELKDLQSFTSIKEGKLVAHFPSLVKANYPKKQLTVNRKNKLQSFLSSIQISHNVIQVSGTAGHSAMKNNELTQMVKAIWIHRETKKEKVFLSDQIINESFVFSMKFDDIAEEPADLGVWDFYIESSIDGYTKRTRAGNQKNPYPYSDHAKYIGNNGHYVYEARPHFTTDSDDLSLELREVSSIEIDVYEEDSFSAVTLEFPDQQLFFPEKSQVFIKCIDFEILVPVKTIKSLPEKTLVRIDKQILSRYMPVFDNHEIRCALSINSQNCRLKPLKESKSVFLYKKSMEKKQSLFKTKKKVEYYLKAENAEFYLSHHS
- a CDS encoding glycosyltransferase; translation: MNKIYSLIYEIDVNKGGITSSMMSRSFLFAEKGYSIDLITLDYKDNYDEIEKKLKKNGRLHPKVNLLNVYQYYQEKHRNYPMSFEQISYYEKSCKADQDGYVVSFKNDTTADYFYNGAYEMQKVWSADGRLLHKVLYNGYSKVRKEEFHIDGYVQRETLFDKNTGFKKVIRYLAPDGFCYLTEWFNDKGNINGVLLFDRDSVHLQKFNNHRDFHTYWLEQLCMKEEDPIIICDGVGSANKVNAMKNGIARRYYCVHSNHLDFPHTYGSPVRENHRYALEHIEDYDGLIVLTEEQKEDIEKDFPSKDNIYVIPHAPRRLHLTEPIDKKKNLFVMIARYHEEKGIDKAIKAMAHLKETHPGIELHIYGSGPNEQEYRKLREQLGADNVQLHGYASDPGTLYSEALATLLTSKFEGFSLAICESFSCATPVISFNVKYSPAELIENGKTGLLVEKDNIEELANSIAFFYENPQLAIECGSLAQEKINDCYNEEILMNRWENVLQLKK
- a CDS encoding glycosyltransferase, which codes for MKKVFMVVHLIDVNKGGMTTAMLNRSKMLVDNGFASDLVTFDYNPKYPNIIKELREIGKLDEKVNILNVNEYYRDLNTSGETDTSYYDQMSQIEQEGYHIQDDEFKTKNYIRYFSNGVYKMYKKWTKTGFLSHIDHFNDTRQRVRREEFHQNKYLHREVGYDPKNNKMNMERYYTPDGFCYLMRWYDSETEKQQQVFLFNKDTNKAQMYKNNKEYHADWLNRICKEEEERPFVICDGPGSSSKVRAMKADVAKRIYMVHINHFEKPYTYGSKVKTDHIDFLENIHELDALVVLTHDQKKDIERQFGSHNNIVIIPNSLPYSEVPEVTKDERKVSMFVRYHRQKAIDEAIHAFARVIKKVPDARLEIYGHGSEKDNLIELINQLNLTEHVFIKGYSKNVKKEMAESIVTLMTSEYEAFGLSIIESFINGTPVVSYDCNYGPRDVIQDGQDGFIVKQKDQKALAAHIIKLLKNPQQANEMGQKGRENVLDEFTNQAVLDKWLNLFKELDKK